One Desulfovibrio fairfieldensis genomic window carries:
- a CDS encoding ParA family protein, which translates to MARIISIANQKGGVGKTTTAINLSAALAVMEKKVLLVDCDPQANSTSGLGLSQEELTGDLYSTFYSPDNVHQSIAKSRTPFLDILPASTNLVAVELELVDKMAREFYLDECLKRVNDDYEYIVLDCPPSLGLLTLNALCAARELLIPLQCEFFALEGIVKLLQTYEQVKKRLNPDLALLGVVLTMYDIRNRLTREVKNEVRRCFPDHLFETVIPRNVRLSEAPSHGKSIIHYDIKSKGAEAYLGLAKEVVLRRPSKKSTVLQ; encoded by the coding sequence ATGGCGCGCATTATTTCCATTGCCAATCAAAAAGGCGGCGTGGGCAAAACCACTACTGCCATCAATCTTTCCGCGGCCTTGGCCGTCATGGAAAAAAAAGTGTTGTTGGTGGATTGCGACCCACAGGCCAACAGCACCAGCGGCCTCGGCTTGAGCCAGGAAGAACTCACCGGTGATTTATACAGTACATTCTACTCGCCGGACAATGTACATCAAAGCATTGCCAAAAGTCGCACTCCCTTTCTGGATATTTTACCGGCCAGCACCAATCTTGTGGCGGTGGAATTGGAACTGGTGGACAAAATGGCCCGCGAATTTTACCTGGATGAATGCCTTAAGCGGGTCAATGACGATTACGAATATATCGTCCTGGACTGCCCCCCGTCTTTGGGCCTGCTGACGCTTAACGCCCTGTGCGCGGCAAGGGAATTGCTGATTCCCCTGCAATGCGAATTTTTCGCTCTGGAAGGCATCGTCAAATTGCTCCAGACCTACGAGCAGGTCAAAAAACGGCTCAACCCTGATCTGGCCCTGCTCGGCGTGGTGCTGACCATGTACGACATTCGGAACCGGCTCACCCGCGAAGTCAAAAACGAAGTACGCCGCTGTTTCCCGGATCATTTGTTTGAAACCGTGATTCCGCGCAACGTACGCCTTTCGGAGGCGCCCAGCCACGGCAAGTCCATCATTCACTACGACATCAAATCCAAGGGAGCCGAGGCATATCTCGGCCTTGCCAAAGAAGTGGTACTGCGTCGGCCGTCCAAAAAAAGCACGGTGCTGCAATAA
- a CDS encoding DsbA family protein, with protein MRITHKILFVPALLLGLAAMFPAGGEARAAASQVTEDNLPQLLEKALREHPDIVLDVLRRNSEAVLDIAQQGSNMRRKHNLEVQWREDMKTPKSVRLEGRPVLGSPKAKVRIVAFSDFTCHFCQQASKTVDALLQEYGKDVSLVFKNLPLDEKGPGGQAAAYFVAVSQQSEEKAWKFYKALFADRDRLVTEGEDFLKKTAQGLDVDMKKLGRDVRGKKVSDILAEDQQDAQKLGVEGTPYFLVNNMVVRGALPLDLFKGAVDMALKQNNK; from the coding sequence ATGCGCATTACCCACAAAATTCTTTTTGTTCCCGCCCTGCTGTTGGGATTGGCGGCCATGTTTCCGGCAGGCGGGGAAGCCCGTGCGGCCGCCAGCCAGGTAACGGAAGATAATCTGCCGCAATTGCTGGAAAAAGCCTTGCGTGAACATCCGGATATCGTGCTGGATGTGTTGCGTCGCAACAGTGAGGCCGTACTGGATATCGCCCAGCAGGGTTCCAACATGCGGCGCAAACACAATCTGGAAGTTCAGTGGCGCGAGGATATGAAAACCCCCAAGAGCGTGCGTCTGGAGGGGCGTCCGGTGCTGGGTTCGCCCAAGGCCAAGGTGCGTATCGTGGCCTTTTCCGACTTCACCTGCCATTTCTGCCAGCAGGCTTCCAAAACCGTGGACGCGCTCTTGCAGGAGTACGGCAAGGACGTCAGCCTGGTCTTCAAGAATTTGCCGTTGGATGAAAAGGGCCCCGGCGGACAGGCGGCGGCCTATTTTGTCGCCGTTTCGCAGCAGAGTGAGGAGAAGGCCTGGAAGTTCTACAAAGCCCTGTTCGCCGACCGGGACCGTCTGGTGACCGAGGGTGAGGATTTTCTGAAAAAGACCGCCCAGGGGCTGGATGTGGACATGAAAAAACTCGGCCGTGACGTGCGCGGCAAGAAGGTCAGCGATATTCTCGCTGAAGACCAGCAGGACGCGCAGAAGCTGGGCGTGGAGGGCACCCCGTACTTCCTGGTCAATAATATGGTGGTGCGCGGGGCCCTGCCCCTGGATCTGTTCAAGGGCGCCGTGGACATGGCCCTTAAGCAGAACAACAAGTAA
- the hisS gene encoding histidine--tRNA ligase — protein sequence MNIARIKGFADMFPPQSDNFTRMENCARDIFGRYGFVELRTPLVEFTELFQRSIGEETDVVQKEMYTFPDRKGRSLTLRPEATAGVMRAYIESGLNSREAVSRLFTTGPMFRYERPQKGRMRQFHQINCECLGTQSPLADAELIIMLMRFLRALGLKDLGLKLNSLGCAECRPRFKEALLEYLRGVDRNALCPDCARRVDSNPLRVLDCKQPGCRALTDNAPKLLDYNCPECKAHFETVLEMLRTEDLPLELDHRLVRGLDYYCRTTFEVVSGSIGAQSAVAGGGRYDGLIKSLGGPDVPGVGFACGMERLALLLGDDAETRPDFYLLGLEEAGRAQAFALAQKLRAAGLRGEMNFSTGGFKSLMRQAGKSGARFCLIIGPDEAAQNNVTIKHLDSGEQRSMPQADAILYLQAGTAND from the coding sequence ATGAACATCGCACGCATTAAGGGCTTTGCGGACATGTTTCCGCCGCAGAGCGATAACTTCACCCGCATGGAAAACTGCGCGCGGGATATTTTCGGCCGTTACGGTTTTGTGGAATTGCGCACGCCTCTCGTGGAGTTCACCGAACTCTTTCAGCGCTCCATCGGTGAGGAAACCGACGTGGTGCAAAAAGAGATGTACACCTTTCCGGACCGCAAGGGCCGCTCCCTGACCCTGCGGCCCGAAGCCACGGCCGGAGTCATGCGCGCCTACATCGAATCCGGGCTGAACAGCCGAGAGGCGGTCAGCCGCCTGTTCACCACCGGCCCCATGTTCCGCTACGAGCGCCCGCAGAAGGGCCGCATGCGCCAGTTCCACCAGATCAACTGCGAATGCCTGGGCACGCAGAGTCCCTTGGCCGACGCGGAACTGATCATCATGCTGATGCGTTTTCTGCGTGCCCTGGGTCTGAAGGACCTGGGCCTCAAGCTCAATTCCCTGGGCTGTGCCGAATGCCGTCCGCGCTTCAAGGAAGCCCTGCTGGAATATTTGCGCGGCGTGGACCGCAATGCGCTCTGCCCGGACTGCGCCCGTCGGGTGGACAGCAATCCCCTGCGCGTGCTGGACTGCAAGCAGCCCGGCTGCCGTGCCCTGACGGACAACGCGCCAAAACTGCTGGACTACAATTGCCCGGAGTGCAAGGCTCACTTTGAAACCGTGCTGGAAATGCTGCGCACCGAGGATCTGCCTCTGGAGCTGGATCACCGCCTGGTGCGCGGTCTGGACTACTATTGCCGGACCACTTTTGAGGTGGTAAGCGGGAGCATCGGCGCGCAATCCGCTGTGGCCGGAGGCGGCCGCTATGATGGCCTGATCAAAAGCCTGGGCGGTCCGGACGTGCCGGGCGTGGGTTTTGCCTGCGGCATGGAGCGACTGGCTCTGCTGCTGGGCGACGACGCGGAAACGCGGCCGGATTTTTATCTTTTGGGCCTTGAGGAGGCCGGGCGCGCCCAGGCCTTTGCCCTGGCCCAGAAGCTGCGCGCCGCGGGCTTGCGCGGAGAAATGAATTTCAGCACGGGCGGCTTTAAAAGCCTCATGCGCCAGGCCGGGAAATCCGGCGCGCGCTTTTGCCTGATCATCGGGCCGGACGAAGCGGCTCAGAACAACGTGACCATCAAACATCTGGACAGCGGCGAGCAGCGGAGCATGCCGCAAGCCGACGCAATCCTTTATCTGCAAGCGGGAACAGCCAATGACTGA
- the fmt gene encoding methionyl-tRNA formyltransferase produces the protein MAQAQKCRLVFMGTPDFAAVILKELAQWPRGEVVAVYTRPDKPAGRGHKLTPSPVKRVAQELDLPVLQPGSLKNVAIQAELAALQPDVLVVAAYGLILPDAVLAAPRLAPLNVHASLLPRYRGAAPIQRAIMENWGPDAQSGISIMRVASRLDAGPVYADAALPIAEHTAGSLHDALARLGADLLIRVLDDLLDGRAEAREQDESCADYAAKIGKEDGFIDWNRPAAQVHAHIRGVTPWPGARVIFAFAGEAEPLPLLLAPGRVGEPADDARPGELRHDADGLSVACADCWYRLLQVRPQGRKDMPVRDFINGRLRDLPEGICGRALPPV, from the coding sequence ATGGCTCAAGCGCAAAAATGCCGGTTAGTCTTCATGGGCACGCCGGATTTTGCGGCGGTGATTCTCAAAGAACTTGCGCAATGGCCGCGGGGTGAAGTCGTTGCGGTGTATACCCGGCCGGACAAACCCGCCGGGCGCGGCCATAAGCTGACGCCCTCACCGGTCAAGCGAGTGGCCCAGGAGCTGGATCTGCCAGTCCTGCAACCGGGAAGCCTGAAAAATGTCGCGATCCAGGCCGAGCTGGCAGCTCTGCAACCGGATGTGCTGGTTGTGGCCGCCTATGGCCTGATTCTGCCTGACGCCGTGCTGGCCGCGCCGCGCCTGGCGCCGCTCAATGTGCATGCCTCCCTTTTGCCGCGTTATCGTGGGGCCGCGCCCATTCAGCGGGCCATCATGGAAAACTGGGGCCCGGACGCGCAAAGCGGAATTTCCATCATGCGGGTTGCCAGCCGCCTGGATGCGGGTCCGGTCTATGCGGACGCGGCCCTGCCCATTGCTGAGCACACGGCGGGCAGCCTGCATGACGCACTGGCCCGTCTGGGCGCGGATCTGCTGATCCGCGTGCTGGATGATCTGCTGGACGGCCGGGCGGAGGCCCGTGAGCAGGATGAATCTTGTGCCGATTATGCGGCCAAGATCGGCAAGGAGGACGGGTTCATTGACTGGAACCGTCCGGCGGCGCAAGTGCATGCCCACATTCGGGGCGTGACGCCCTGGCCCGGCGCGCGTGTTATCTTCGCCTTTGCGGGGGAGGCTGAGCCGTTGCCGCTGCTGCTTGCCCCCGGCCGGGTGGGAGAGCCCGCGGACGACGCGCGGCCCGGTGAACTGCGGCATGATGCCGACGGCTTGAGCGTGGCTTGCGCCGATTGCTGGTACCGCTTGCTTCAGGTGCGCCCGCAAGGCCGTAAGGACATGCCGGTGCGTGATTTCATCAACGGGCGCTTGCGCGACCTGCCTGAGGGAATCTGCGGCAGGGCCTTGCCTCCGGTCTAG
- a CDS encoding response regulator: MCLTHILLVDDEEDVTRILAKRLEKRGYACARAANGREALDAMEGEFFPIVIMDVKMPVLDGMGALQQMTTRWPKAQIILLSGHADMQLAVQAMSQGAFGYLMKPVDFDELLFKIEDAATQTRLESDNEAARS; this comes from the coding sequence ATGTGCCTGACTCATATTTTGCTGGTGGACGATGAAGAGGATGTTACCCGCATTCTGGCAAAGCGCTTGGAAAAACGTGGATATGCCTGTGCCAGAGCCGCTAATGGGCGCGAGGCGCTGGACGCTATGGAGGGGGAATTTTTCCCCATTGTGATCATGGATGTAAAAATGCCGGTGCTGGACGGCATGGGCGCATTGCAGCAGATGACCACGCGTTGGCCCAAGGCGCAGATCATCCTGCTTTCGGGTCACGCCGACATGCAATTGGCAGTGCAGGCCATGAGCCAGGGGGCTTTCGGCTATTTGATGAAGCCGGTGGACTTTGATGAACTGCTCTTCAAAATTGAAGATGCCGCCACCCAGACCCGGCTGGAATCGGACAATGAGGCTGCGCGGTCCTGA
- the def gene encoding peptide deformylase, which translates to MILDIVTYPDPRLKQPCEPVTEVTDEIRKLAADMLETMYAAPGVGLAAPQVGRNIRMLVMDPAGKDEDKQPRVLINPVLELSGEDVVSEQEGCLSVPLNYRADVPRKSRVLLKATDLDGNGIEEDLTDFPAIIIQHEADHLDGILFIDKISRLRRTLYDSKVKKWLKRKNAG; encoded by the coding sequence ATGATTCTTGATATTGTGACCTATCCTGATCCGCGTCTGAAGCAGCCCTGCGAGCCTGTGACGGAAGTGACCGACGAGATCCGCAAACTGGCCGCCGACATGCTGGAAACCATGTATGCCGCGCCCGGCGTAGGCCTGGCCGCGCCGCAGGTGGGCCGCAATATCCGCATGCTGGTCATGGACCCGGCGGGCAAGGATGAGGACAAGCAGCCGCGCGTCTTGATCAATCCCGTGCTGGAACTCTCCGGAGAGGACGTGGTCAGCGAGCAGGAGGGCTGCCTGTCCGTGCCGTTGAACTATCGCGCGGACGTGCCCCGCAAAAGCCGCGTTCTGCTCAAAGCCACGGATCTGGACGGCAACGGCATTGAGGAAGATCTGACGGACTTCCCGGCTATCATTATCCAGCATGAGGCCGACCACCTGGACGGCATCCTGTTCATCGACAAGATCAGCCGCTTGCGGCGCACGCTCTATGACAGCAAGGTAAAGAAATGGCTCAAGCGCAAAAATGCCGGTTAG
- a CDS encoding ParB/RepB/Spo0J family partition protein, which translates to MSNASKGLGRGLDALFGGSEPLREQSGDVSMLPITVLRPNPDQPRRHFDPESLRELADSIKTQGIIQPLLVRPMADNAAYQIVAGERRWRAARLAGLTQVPVFVRALSDKEVMAAALIENLQREDLNPIEEALALQGLREALELTQEELAARLGKSRPAIANALRLLQLSPAAQEDLRAGRLSAGHARCLLGVNAVEATEALRLRIISHTLTVRDAEEAAAFWRENKVFPWEPESGQADAEAQKEPPARATRKKSPQIRNLQQNLSKALECKALVSGNEQTGKITLAYGSAEELQSLLARLGVALPEA; encoded by the coding sequence ATGAGCAACGCAAGCAAAGGACTGGGCCGGGGCCTGGATGCGCTTTTCGGCGGCTCCGAGCCACTGCGCGAACAGAGCGGCGACGTCAGTATGCTGCCGATAACTGTCCTGCGGCCGAATCCGGACCAGCCGCGCCGGCATTTTGATCCTGAAAGCCTGCGTGAGCTGGCCGATTCCATCAAAACTCAAGGCATCATCCAGCCGCTGCTGGTGCGACCGATGGCCGACAATGCCGCCTATCAGATCGTGGCCGGCGAACGCCGTTGGCGCGCCGCGCGCCTGGCCGGGCTGACGCAGGTGCCTGTCTTTGTGCGCGCCTTGAGCGACAAAGAAGTTATGGCCGCCGCCCTGATTGAAAACCTGCAACGCGAAGACCTCAACCCCATTGAAGAGGCTCTGGCCCTGCAAGGTTTACGCGAAGCGCTGGAACTGACCCAGGAGGAACTGGCCGCCCGGTTGGGCAAAAGCCGCCCGGCCATTGCCAACGCTCTGCGCCTCCTGCAATTGAGCCCCGCCGCACAGGAAGATCTGCGCGCCGGACGACTCAGCGCCGGACACGCCCGCTGCCTTTTAGGTGTGAATGCTGTCGAGGCGACCGAGGCCCTGCGCCTGCGCATCATCAGCCATACACTGACCGTGCGCGACGCTGAGGAAGCCGCCGCCTTCTGGCGGGAAAACAAAGTTTTTCCCTGGGAGCCTGAGAGCGGACAGGCCGACGCCGAAGCCCAAAAAGAACCGCCCGCTCGCGCAACCCGTAAAAAAAGTCCGCAAATCCGCAACTTGCAGCAAAATCTCAGCAAGGCCCTGGAGTGTAAAGCTCTGGTCAGCGGCAACGAGCAGACCGGCAAGATCACCCTGGCTTACGGGAGCGCCGAGGAGCTGCAAAGCCTCCTGGCGCGTCTGGGCGTGGCCCTGCCGGAAGCGTGA
- a CDS encoding GNAT family N-acetyltransferase has product MCIVRAERPDLEEILRLQYLAYQSEARLLNNFSIPPLRESLEDLVRQFEAGMVFLKAVDTDGGLRGSVRARAAQGTVYVGKLMVHPQYQGKGLGTRLLAALESAMGSIVPQARYELFTSTQSLRNLRLYERAGYRPFREEEPEPGLRLVFLEK; this is encoded by the coding sequence ATGTGCATTGTCAGGGCAGAGCGCCCGGATCTGGAAGAAATTTTGCGTTTGCAGTATCTGGCCTATCAGAGCGAAGCGCGCCTGCTGAACAACTTCAGCATTCCGCCGTTGCGCGAGAGCCTTGAGGATCTGGTTCGCCAGTTTGAGGCGGGCATGGTGTTTCTTAAGGCTGTGGATACGGACGGCGGCTTGAGGGGTTCGGTCCGCGCCCGCGCGGCGCAGGGCACGGTTTATGTGGGCAAACTGATGGTGCATCCGCAATATCAGGGCAAAGGCCTGGGAACGCGCCTTCTGGCTGCCCTGGAGTCCGCCATGGGTTCCATAGTTCCACAAGCGCGTTACGAACTGTTCACCAGTACGCAAAGCCTGCGCAATTTACGCCTATATGAGCGGGCGGGCTACCGCCCCTTTCGGGAGGAAGAGCCGGAACCCGGCCTGCGGTTGGTTTTTCTGGAAAAATAG
- a CDS encoding transcription antitermination factor NusB encodes MSGSSSFLRSLKKLPRNGRTAALHALLLADSGLSAQEALADALSGPLGEGGKAVAVLPQQERHLCSELVYGCLRAEIRIAYLLGRVLPKPERLPLPLWHILELAVYALLFQERVPDHAAVHSAVAQAERLFGRSLARVANGALRSIQRFGAAVDTREFYVVGKEGALADEWGGLCRYYSLPRWLGDLWHDAYGGEAALCLMRRSFARPWSGVRVNARHEAAEELLAGLRHCAKEGCGEAVGRWGVAFAPGELPAHVLGQSLGLWRASGALSLQSAGSQLAVQALELDCWDAPVWDACAGFGGKSVALLEQGIDVTLCTDRSWSRLRHLPGVCRELHLPRPAVCLADACAPPLRGWNGHILLDAPCSGLGVLARRPDIRKDSRRTPADLRQLAALQDRMLLRLSALLQQGRELAYITCTLNPTENELAVARLLAARPELMLLRQWQTPHGHPWLEGMYGAVLRRR; translated from the coding sequence GTGAGCGGGAGTTCATCTTTCTTGCGGTCCTTGAAGAAATTGCCGCGTAACGGCCGCACGGCCGCCTTGCACGCGCTTTTGTTGGCGGATTCCGGACTCAGCGCCCAGGAGGCGCTTGCCGACGCCCTGTCAGGGCCGCTGGGGGAGGGCGGCAAGGCTGTTGCAGTCCTGCCCCAACAGGAACGGCATTTGTGTTCTGAACTGGTCTACGGTTGTTTGCGCGCGGAAATCCGTATTGCGTATCTTTTGGGCCGGGTGTTGCCCAAACCGGAGCGCTTGCCGCTTCCCTTGTGGCACATCCTTGAGCTGGCGGTCTATGCCCTGCTGTTTCAGGAGCGGGTGCCGGATCATGCGGCTGTACACAGCGCGGTGGCGCAGGCGGAACGCTTGTTCGGCCGCTCTCTCGCGCGGGTGGCCAACGGCGCGTTGCGCTCCATTCAGCGTTTCGGCGCGGCGGTGGATACGCGGGAATTTTATGTTGTGGGCAAAGAAGGCGCGCTTGCGGACGAGTGGGGCGGCTTGTGCCGTTATTACAGCTTGCCGCGATGGCTTGGGGATCTCTGGCATGACGCCTACGGCGGCGAGGCCGCGTTGTGCCTGATGCGGCGTTCTTTCGCCCGGCCCTGGAGCGGTGTGCGGGTCAATGCCCGGCATGAGGCCGCTGAAGAATTGCTCGCGGGCTTGCGGCATTGCGCAAAAGAAGGCTGCGGTGAGGCTGTGGGGCGCTGGGGCGTGGCTTTTGCGCCGGGCGAACTGCCCGCTCACGTTCTGGGGCAGAGCCTGGGCCTGTGGCGTGCGAGCGGGGCGCTTTCCTTACAGTCAGCGGGTTCGCAACTGGCGGTACAGGCTCTGGAGCTTGACTGTTGGGATGCTCCGGTCTGGGACGCCTGCGCCGGCTTCGGCGGCAAGAGTGTTGCTCTGTTGGAGCAGGGCATTGACGTAACCTTGTGTACAGACCGCTCCTGGTCCCGCCTGCGTCATTTGCCCGGCGTGTGCCGGGAGTTGCATCTGCCGCGCCCGGCTGTCTGTCTGGCGGATGCCTGTGCGCCGCCGCTGAGGGGCTGGAACGGGCATATCCTTCTGGACGCCCCGTGCAGCGGCTTGGGCGTGCTGGCACGGCGGCCGGATATTCGCAAGGACTCCCGGCGGACTCCGGCGGACCTCAGACAACTTGCGGCCTTGCAGGACCGGATGCTGCTCAGGCTCAGCGCCTTGCTTCAACAAGGCCGCGAGTTGGCCTACATCACCTGTACCTTGAATCCCACGGAAAATGAACTGGCCGTGGCCCGCCTGCTGGCGGCGCGGCCTGAGCTTATGCTGTTGCGCCAGTGGCAGACCCCGCATGGGCATCCCTGGCTGGAAGGAATGTACGGAGCTGTTCTGCGCCGCCGTTAA
- a CDS encoding DUF116 domain-containing protein, translating to MFLRKSPHSLPPEQYGGGRKRIFIGLMLASCVLLCLVLCFFLILPWSGLGAGLHWLPLLSMTVGVLGIAVLAWMCLTLIFHIYTGLPLPGVRGVRHVIIRLFFPLMELLAKAVGMDRNKVRRSFVKVNNELVLADRKPVVPSELLLLLPHCVQSSACPRRLTHKLDNCVRCGQCPVGSLLALRDRYGIQLAIATGGTIARRIVVQTRPRCIVAVACERDLTSGIQDSYPLPVFGVLNQRPCGPCLDTLVPLGALEEAIRLFLGCSASSEPLHAGRRA from the coding sequence ATGTTTCTGCGCAAATCCCCCCATTCTTTGCCGCCCGAGCAATACGGCGGCGGTCGCAAACGGATCTTCATCGGCCTGATGCTGGCCTCCTGCGTTCTGCTCTGCCTGGTGCTCTGCTTTTTTCTGATTCTGCCCTGGTCCGGTCTGGGCGCCGGTCTGCACTGGCTGCCCCTGCTCAGCATGACGGTGGGCGTGCTGGGCATCGCGGTGCTGGCCTGGATGTGTCTGACCCTGATCTTTCATATTTATACCGGCCTGCCGCTGCCGGGCGTGCGCGGCGTGCGGCATGTGATCATCCGCTTATTTTTTCCGCTCATGGAATTGCTGGCCAAGGCCGTGGGCATGGACCGCAACAAGGTGCGGCGTTCTTTCGTCAAGGTAAACAACGAACTGGTGCTGGCGGACCGCAAGCCCGTGGTCCCGAGCGAGTTATTGCTACTTTTGCCGCATTGCGTGCAGAGCAGCGCCTGCCCGCGCCGCCTGACCCACAAGCTGGATAATTGTGTGCGTTGCGGCCAATGCCCGGTGGGCAGTCTGCTGGCCCTGCGCGACCGCTACGGCATCCAACTGGCTATTGCCACCGGCGGCACCATCGCCCGCCGCATTGTGGTCCAGACCCGGCCGCGCTGCATTGTGGCCGTGGCTTGTGAACGGGATCTGACCTCCGGCATTCAGGACAGTTACCCTTTGCCGGTGTTCGGCGTGCTCAACCAGCGCCCCTGCGGCCCCTGCCTGGATACGCTCGTGCCTCTGGGCGCGTTGGAAGAGGCCATCCGTCTTTTTCTGGGTTGTTCCGCATCCTCTGAACCTTTGCATGCCGGGAGGCGGGCGTGA
- the aspS gene encoding aspartate--tRNA ligase: MTEQMQDVQLEHQKFVEDLGDWQRSHTCGQLTLADDQAEVCLMGWVQYRRDHGGLIFVDLRDRDGLTQVVFSPDIAPSAHENAHILRSEYVLAVKGKVRPRPVGMVNSTMVTGEIEVVAYEWKLLNTSKTPPFPIEDRCDAGENLRLAWRYLDLRRPRMQANLRLRHKVAQTIRRYLDEGGFVEVETPVLTKSTPEGARDFLVPSRLNPGEFYALPQSPQLFKQMLMVSGLDRYFQIVRCFRDEDLRADRQPEFTQVDIEMSFVDEEKVMTMAEGLMARVFKDVMGKELSLPFPRMRWDEAMSRYGVDKPDTRFGLELKDITGIVRGSGFKLFAQAKLVKAMKVPGGESMTRKEIDAFTEFVKIYGAQGLAWIKIKAGEWQSPIAKFLSDEERKGIAEALDLRVGDIVFFQAGEPDMVNAALGNLRVHLAGHLKLIPENSFNFLWVTDFPLYEYDQEEKRYVACHHPFTSPAPGHLELMTSDPAKARARAYDMVLNGNEVGGGSIRIHSGDVQRKMFEALGFTPEQAETQFGFLIQALEQGAPPHGGLAFGLDRLIMLLAGAASIRDVIAFPKTQKATCLLTEAPAPVAGKQLRELGLRLREQPAKEGEAKKSEEAAQA; this comes from the coding sequence ATGACTGAGCAAATGCAGGACGTACAGCTGGAACATCAGAAATTCGTTGAAGACCTGGGCGACTGGCAACGCAGTCACACCTGCGGGCAGCTGACCCTGGCCGACGATCAGGCGGAGGTCTGCCTGATGGGCTGGGTGCAGTACCGGCGCGACCACGGCGGCCTGATTTTCGTGGACCTGCGCGACCGCGACGGTCTGACTCAGGTGGTCTTCAGCCCGGATATCGCGCCCTCGGCTCATGAGAACGCGCATATCCTGCGTTCCGAGTACGTGCTGGCCGTCAAGGGCAAGGTGCGCCCCCGGCCCGTGGGCATGGTCAACAGCACCATGGTCACCGGCGAAATCGAAGTAGTGGCCTACGAGTGGAAGCTGCTGAACACGTCCAAGACGCCGCCGTTCCCCATTGAAGACCGTTGCGACGCGGGCGAGAACCTGCGCCTGGCCTGGCGCTATCTGGATCTGCGGCGCCCGCGCATGCAGGCCAATCTGCGTTTGCGCCACAAGGTGGCCCAGACCATCCGCCGGTATCTGGACGAGGGCGGCTTTGTGGAAGTGGAAACTCCGGTGCTGACCAAATCCACGCCCGAGGGCGCGCGCGACTTTCTGGTGCCCAGCCGCCTGAATCCCGGCGAATTCTACGCGCTGCCCCAGTCCCCGCAGCTTTTCAAGCAGATGCTGATGGTTTCCGGTCTGGACCGCTATTTCCAGATCGTGCGCTGTTTCCGCGACGAGGACCTGCGCGCCGACCGCCAACCCGAGTTCACCCAGGTGGACATTGAAATGAGCTTTGTGGACGAGGAAAAGGTCATGACCATGGCCGAAGGCCTGATGGCCCGCGTCTTCAAGGACGTCATGGGCAAGGAGCTCAGCCTGCCTTTCCCGCGCATGCGTTGGGACGAGGCCATGAGCCGCTACGGCGTGGACAAGCCGGACACCCGCTTCGGCCTGGAGCTCAAGGACATTACGGGCATCGTGCGCGGTTCGGGCTTCAAACTTTTTGCCCAGGCCAAGCTGGTCAAGGCCATGAAGGTGCCGGGCGGGGAGTCCATGACCCGCAAGGAAATAGACGCCTTTACCGAATTCGTGAAGATCTACGGCGCGCAGGGCCTGGCCTGGATCAAGATCAAGGCCGGGGAATGGCAGTCGCCCATTGCCAAGTTCCTCTCCGACGAGGAACGCAAGGGCATTGCGGAAGCCCTGGATCTGCGGGTGGGCGACATCGTCTTTTTCCAGGCCGGAGAGCCGGATATGGTCAACGCGGCCCTGGGCAACCTGCGCGTGCATCTGGCCGGGCATCTCAAGCTCATTCCGGAAAACAGCTTTAATTTCCTCTGGGTCACGGATTTCCCGCTGTATGAGTATGACCAGGAGGAGAAGCGTTATGTGGCCTGCCACCATCCCTTCACCTCGCCAGCGCCCGGCCATCTGGAGCTGATGACCAGCGACCCGGCCAAGGCCCGCGCCCGCGCCTATGACATGGTGCTTAACGGCAATGAGGTGGGTGGCGGCTCCATCCGCATCCATTCCGGCGACGTGCAGCGCAAGATGTTCGAGGCCCTGGGATTCACGCCGGAGCAGGCCGAGACCCAGTTCGGCTTCCTGATCCAGGCCCTGGAGCAGGGCGCGCCGCCGCACGGCGGCCTGGCCTTCGGCTTGGATCGCCTGATCATGCTTCTGGCCGGGGCGGCCAGCATTCGCGACGTTATCGCCTTCCCCAAGACCCAGAAGGCCACCTGCCTGCTGACCGAGGCTCCGGCTCCGGTGGCGGGCAAGCAGTTGCGTGAGCTGGGCCTGCGCTTGCGTGAGCAGCCCGCCAAGGAAGGGGAAGCCAAAAAGAGCGAAGAAGCCGCACAGGCCTGA